The sequence below is a genomic window from Cicer arietinum cultivar CDC Frontier isolate Library 1 chromosome 6, Cicar.CDCFrontier_v2.0, whole genome shotgun sequence.
GTTCGCATAAGTACCATTTAGGAGGGGATATTATAGAAACAACTTGACTTTAGCTTATACATAAGTGCTTATGATAAGTACTTATGTTATAAGTGCTTAATCGgttaattaagttgtttttcTAAATATAATCTTTGTCTGATGATGCTATACATCCTATATTATGACTTGCGTATAAGTTTGTTATTTCCATGAGCTCTCTAAGATAGCTTATCAAAACGGCttattacttttataaaaacaGTTGATTGCATTTTATCTTTTGctatagaaatagcttatacataagtgtttatgttataaaattaaGCTTTTTATCCAAATAGAACTCTTGCCTAATTACGCTATACATCATATGTTATGTTATATTATGAATCAGCTGGAGCAGAGGAGCAAGCATTGGATGGCATAGTGATGATAATAGGCCTTACCTCAAACAACGTCACTTTTCAGTCAGTGTTTTGTTATTCAATTCAACCCTTTTTTGGATATTGAATATGCTCTCTTGCCGACACTCAACTTTTGTCTCCTTTCTGGTACATATCATCGAAGGTAGTATGTTATTTAAATACATATGGAAAGGATTTCAATGGTGGACTCTTTCACTTCAAAGATGGGGAACCGGCAACAATTATGCCTGCTGTTGGAGTGAGTTTTCCCAAATCATTTTACCCTTTTTTTCAATATAACTTAATCTGTTGTTGGCATTCCTATGAATGCAGACTATGTTCTGTAAATTTCAATAGTGAGTTACTATATGATATGTTCATTTATAATTCGAATTTGGATAGGAATAGTTCTTTACTGTTTTTATCTCTTTAAACTTGAGAATGATtgattttctaatttattttcttcctcaGGATGTTGTGATGTATACAGCTGACAACCGTAACATTCATTCTGTTGATGAGGTATGAGTCAAAATGTCAAATGCAACCCTTCATTTCTTGTACATATCATCAGCATTACCATTTTTCACATTGTAAATTGGACTCAAATCTTCTTTGTCTACTCACTAACTCCTGTGTTATTAACccaaaatatcattattttttcaatttcaaagtTCTGGCATGATTCAGCTTTTTATACTCTCACCATTTCTCTCATCTGTCAACTTTAGCCACAAGTtgatcttgattaatttgaagcACAAATTCCGATATAGACACCTAACACAACACAGACACGTTGACActgctattttaaaaaaatataggacaacgacaccaatacatatatcattatttatttattataattaaaagataataaataaataatatgaacaTTATCTATAAAAGATCTAACTTGAGCAATTTATTTCATTACAAAAAGattctaaaacaaaatatgatagtttttttCACCTTCATTCATCCATCTACTATACCGAAAATCTAAAAATGATGCaatcaaatttaatatcttCAACCCTTTAATGATCATCTTTACTTCAACACATCTTTAACCCTAATAGAAGTGTCTTGAGAAGTGTTCAAGGAGTGTCTAAAATGTGTCGAAGCAAAGAAAAAAAGGTATTTTTGTAAGACACTAGTCTGGATAGTCTATATGTGTCGGATACCGACGCGTATCGGACACTACGATTCGCCTAATCTCAGAGGTCTCCATGCTTCATAATTTATTGTCACTCCAATAACCTGATGTAACGAGTTATCTATTTACTAATGAAAAACCTTAACCGTAAACAGTACAACTATGATTATCAATGAATTGTTTTTATCTTTCTCCTGACATGGATATGTATGTAGATCAGTAGATGACTTTTTCCGCAAGAAATTGAAAGGATATAGAAGTATCCTATTATGTTTTTCATCACTGTCAGTGCAGCTATATATGGTTCTTATTCAAGAAATATTTAAGCATCAAAGTTGTGGTTGGCACTGTTTGCTTAGTTATGTTGTCTCTGACCCAATTCTTAGATAATGAAAAACATACTTTGGTGATTCGGTCATTGCAAATCTGAGTTGATACTATCAAGCAGAGAACACTCCTGTTGTACAGTATAGgtcatcttttttatttatttatttttttaataatatttttttaatgaaaaacgAAATAAAATTACGAAATCAAACGAGGTAGACAAATAGTCCTTACATCATTGGCAAGAATAATGCTTAAATCAAGAAGCGAAAAATCCACTACAACAACCCACTCAAAAGATTGAGCATAGTGACCCTTATTAGCTAATTAATCTATATATCGATTGTCCTACCTATAGACATGAATAACTGATGTTCTCCAATGTGAATACCGGAGAAGATAAATAACCTCTTGGAGGAGAAGTTGGATATGCATATTTGTGGATTATCCTGCCTGAATCATATTAACCACATCGACAGagtctaattaaaaaatagctGAAGTAAAATTTAGTTGTTGCGCAAACTTGATGCGGAACCTTAAAAGACCAAACTTTAGCCCACACCGCATAACAAGAACCAATTCTCTTATAGAAACCATAACAATTTTACCATGTTCATTATTAACAAGTCCACCACCACATGTAGAACTACCAGAAAAAACTCTGAAGGAACCATCCACATTTACTTTGAGCTAACCTTGGAGTTTGTGGCAAGCCACAACTACTTTCTGATTAGCCGAGGACTGTTCAGGTTTTTGCAGAAGAAGAACTTCATCAATGGATTGCGCCTAATTGAGAATCtagaaaaataaagtttttcacAAGGAAGATCGAAAAAACACTAGGCTATTACGATCCTTCCAAATATCGTACACAACCACACCGAAGAAAGAACTCCAATAAGATTGAACCTGACCAATATAATTGGTAGACAAATTTCAATCTAACAAATTATACAAaccaaaactaaaaaacttaCTCCAGCGATCCGGTTTAATCAGATCATTACAAAAATTCTTAAATTCATCAGTCTTGTAACAATATAGGTCAATTTTTAACatctatattttactattatttggTGTGCTTGACATGATCAGAGTATGCAGAACAATATCATTGGAGCCTTTCTTTCCGTTCTCATAGCATGTTACTTTCAAGGCATCTTATTGTATTACCAAATACCAAAACTTCAATGTTCCGTTTTTTTTGTAATGAGAAATCAATTTGTGTCGATAAAGAATATATGATGAACATTGAACCATTTAGGCCACCTTTGATTATTAGCAAATAGGAAATGATAAAAATTTCATATAGTGCTGTTTGTTTATTACTTTGAAGTTACCACTTTTTAGAGTATAGCAGCATTAACCATTGCCATCTTTTCTCAGAACCTCTCCAAACATGTTAAGTTTGTTATACAATAAATCACCATCTTGATTCTTAAAAGGTTGAGTCATGTAAATTTAATCATCAAACGATGATATCCATGTATGGATCATACATGGATATGTATGTTTGACTCTGAAGTATTGAATTCATGTATATACAATATTTGGAGGACTATATCCTTTTCCTTTTGAATGTGAtggtaaaaaataaacagcaaagaAGGAATGGGTGAAATAGAAAGGAGTGAAAAGAGTAAATAGACTGCAGTTATATACATTTACTTTTTAGGTTATTAAAAATTTTAGGTGCAATTACAACCTCatgttttttacaaaattattttacatttttaatagtaaaaaatgGCTTCAAAAGATATGGTCATCTTAAATCTTTCCGATATGAATTTACCTTTGGACAGATAACAGATGGAGAAAGACTGACACTTGCTTTATGGTTCAGTCGTGATGGTTCCCATGATGAAGATACGAAGCTTGTTTCCCTTCTTTCACAACACCTATTACATAACAACATGGCTGGTTCATGCTTACCTTTGCCTGCATCCAGTAACATGTATTGGTTTTCTCAGGACCAAGCTTCCAATGACCAGTTTGGTTTTAATATTTGTTGGGCCAGACTGCATGTTCTCGGATACAACATATATATTTCTCAGGAAAGTAGCGGTGACTCTGATGTCTCCGAATTAATGGTAAAGCCAGTGCAGTTGGTGAGAGGAAGCGAATTGCTAGACCTGGAATTTGTCAATATTTTGCATGCGCTTCAGGTATTTTAAAGAATCCTATGTAAGTTATATTTTCAGTTAATTCTTAGAGATTAAGTGTGTGGTATGGAACTTGTACATTGAAAGCTTATGAGAAAGTGGGACTGGCTAGAATTGTAGTTTTTCCAATGAGTACTATCCTGTCTCATGGTTtgtctagtttttttttttcttttttcttttcggGGGttgataaaatgataaattcaTTAATATGAAAACAAAGAGTAGTAGATTTAATTACTAAGAGGCATAGATGTGCAGAACAGTCAGGCCATCCACCCATATGTGGGAATTCTTGCAATTTAATGTATGAATTATGGAGCATGCTTTCTAGTTGGGTTAttcataaaataatcattatccAATCAGCAATCGAACCAAAACTCAAATTAACTGAAACACTTTTTTTCTCCACTGGGTTGGACCAGTTTTTAGCACCAATCCAATCCGAAAAAACTTCTGTTTTCCCCACTTGATTGGTTCATATACAAAGATCTCTGCTACTGCTCTGACTCATGTTCTTCGCTGCAGGTTGTCCAATTTTATAGTTGGAAAGGATCTGCCTTGCAGACCAACATGTCATCAAATATAGATTCCAAGGTAGTAAAACTGTTGGGTGCGCAAAGAGAGAAAATCAGTGCTCTAAATTCTGTACTTTTGAATGATGTTGAATTCGCCTCCAGAGTTTTCTGTGAAAGATCTTCCAATTTGGAAGAAAATGGTTCCATTTACTTTAACTGGACAGGAATGGTGGCTGCTATTGCTGCTTGGGAAGATTATGTATTGAAGTTAAACAAGCAAATTCATTTACAGTTTCCTCACTGGAAAATGCACAAATCTTTATATAATGTACAACTGAGTGAGCAGTATCCATGATCAGCAAGCAAATTCATTTTCGAAGGACTGCTTTGACAGCATTACTCAAGTCATTGTGTTTTGGGTGAGTTTTAAGACAATGCTGCTTGAAGAAGAGATGAGGAGTGCAACTCAATGTATACCATGTTGGATCCAAAAACTTAAA
It includes:
- the LOC101514379 gene encoding uncharacterized protein, which codes for MSEVDFEEERRLFIPNLLSLEECKELEFIHKCSSTVGYRPNVFSTTLSHLIATNSSHFIFPFIPIRERLKDRLEDFFNCQFQLFIEFTGLISWSRGASIGWHSDDNRPYLKQRHFSVVCYLNTYGKDFNGGLFHFKDGEPATIMPAVGDVVMYTADNRNIHSVDEITDGERLTLALWFSRDGSHDEDTKLVSLLSQHLLHNNMAGSCLPLPASSNMYWFSQDQASNDQFGFNICWARLHVLGYNIYISQESSGDSDVSELMVKPVQLVRGSELLDLEFVNILHALQVVQFYSWKGSALQTNMSSNIDSKVVKLLGAQREKISALNSVLLNDVEFASRVFCERSSNLEENGSIYFNWTGMVAAIAAWEDYVLKLNKQIHLQFPHWKMHKSLYNVQLSEQYP